A window of the Alnus glutinosa chromosome 4, dhAlnGlut1.1, whole genome shotgun sequence genome harbors these coding sequences:
- the LOC133865394 gene encoding protein WHAT'S THIS FACTOR 1 homolog, chloroplastic, translating to MATARIVKLAAAFQMNNPLFCLDKSPYLSVRIINWWSKNQHRFMTSSKRVQDRSKNKRVHDLEIATEKLKIASKVLFLMEILKKEPEMIILLRSLDQYRRQINLPKPHKISDFVRKVPKLFELYKDRNGVLWFGMTKQGEDLVEEEERIIEEHQDKAAEHVTRFLMMSVDKRLRLDKIAHFRRDFGLPIDFRTNWAHKYPQLFRVIKCNDDDENEYLELVSWNPSWAITELEKKAMAVSASEVNNNAHTPGLLSLPFPLKFPTNYKKVYRYGGKIEHFQKRSYLSPYADARGLKPGSLEFDKRAVAVMHELLSFTIEKRLVTDHLTHFRQELVMPQKLMRLLLKHFGIFYVSERGKRFSVFLTEAYEGSELIEKGPLVLWKEKVQGLIGYRGRKKKIETFSDMSDVEHDDQFENDSETENIVMQSELEDTVGGLQEDALLRDNDEMEIGEVCSAYEDTEAS from the coding sequence ATGGCCACCGCCCGAATTGTTAAACTCGCTGCAGCTTTTCAGATGAATAACCCACTTTTCTGCTTGGACAAGTCCCCGTATTTGTCGGTGAGAATCATCAATTGGTGGTCAAAGAATCAGCATCGATTTATGACCAGCAGTAAGCGTGTACAAGACCGAAGCAAGAACAAACGGGTGCACGATCTGGAAATCGCAACCGAGAAGTTGAAGATAGCAAGCAAGGTCCTCTTTTTGATGGAGATTCTAAAGAAAGAGCCCGAGATGATTATCCTGCTGCGCTCACTGGACCAGTACCGGAGGCAGATCAACCTCCCAAAGCCCCACAAGATCTCCGACTTCGTTCGCAAAGTGCCGAAACTCTTTGAACTCTACAAGGACCGGAACGGCGTGTTATGGTTCGGAATGACGAAGCAGGGCGAGGACTTGGTCGAAGAGGAGGAGAGAATAATCGAGGAGCACCAAGACAAGGCCGCCGAGCATGTCACGAGGTTTCTAATGATGTCCGTGGATAAACGTCTTCGTTTAGACAAGATTGCGCATTTCAGAAGAGACTTTGGCTTGCCAATTGATTTTCGGACCAACTGGGCGCACAAGTATCCTCAGTTGTTCAGGGTAATCAAGTGTAATGATGACGATGAGAATGAGTATTTGGAACTTGTTTCCTGGAACCCTTCCTGGGCTATTACTGAGCTGGAGAAGAAGGCAATGGCGGTGAGTGCGAGTGAGGTTAATAATAACGCTCATACTCCGGGACTGCTTTCGCTTCCTTTTCCTTTGAAATTCCCTACCAATTACAAGAAAGTGTATAGATATGGAGGAAAGATTGAGCACTTTCAGAAGAGGTCTTATTTGTCCCCATACGCGGATGCTCGGGGACTTAAACCCGGCTCCCTAGAGTTTGACAAGAGAGCCGTTGCCGTTATGCACGAGCTGCTAAGCTTCACTATTGAGAAGAGACTGGTGACTGATCATCTTACGCATTTTCGCCAGGAACTTGTGATGCCCCAGAAGCTGATGAGGCTTCTTTTGAAGcattttgggattttctatgTCTCAGAGAGGGGGAAGAGGTTTAGTGTCTTCTTGACAGAAGCTTATGAAGGTTCGGAGCTCATTGAGAAAGGGCCGTTGGTGCTTTGGAAGGAAAAGGTCCAGGGTCTTATTGGTTACaggggaaggaagaagaagattgaaACTTTTAGTGACATGTCAGACGTGGAACATGATGATCAGTTCGAGAATGATTCTGAGACTGAAAACATTGTTATGCAATCTGAGCTAGAGGATACGGTCGGCGGTTTGCAGGAGGATGCTTTGCTTAGAGACAATGATGAGATGGAGATTGGAGAGGTTTGCAGTGCATACGAGGATACTGAAGCATCTTGA
- the LOC133866146 gene encoding uncharacterized protein LOC133866146: protein MKPKILSWNVRGLNNRRKRLRICNLLRDWKVDLFCFQETKVKDPSRQFVRSLWGCNYVDWCCLDASGASGGILILWDKRVVEKVDVCVGRFTLAVSLRNVDDHFEWGFVGVYGPNCRVDRRGLWGELAGIMSWWSLPWCIGGDFNTTRFPSERSGVGSVSAMRDFCDFISDQGLMDFPLAGGSYTWSISDDPPVWSRIDRFLVSPDWEDRFPEASQKRLPRLFSDHFPILLECAHSSARSRPFKFENMWLKVDGFVGLVKQWWDSFSFHGSPSFVLACKLKALKSNLKTWNVEAFGNVERNKRKLLEELQAIDIVEGSRALVEGEIQKKLEVVNSISSNPAEIGEHVVQFYQDLFSEKHSWRPRLDDLSFDAILESEASSAKIRALRVLLLLFEAVSGLKVNLAKSSIIPVGNVDNVVAGLYQGKYGEGRLSYMGPIQERCPIAPMPNVVTEHSKQSLRGKQEKVFESAASSK from the exons ATGAAGCCGAAGATTCTTTCTTGGAACGTAAGGGGGCTGAATAATAGGCGCAAACGCTTAAGGATCTGCAATttgctcagagattggaaggtggatcTTTTTTGCTTCCAAGAAACGAAAGTGAAGGACCCTTCTAGGCAGTTTGTGCGTAGTCTTTGGGGGTGTaattatgtggattggtgttgtttggatgCTAGTGGGGCCTCAGGGGGTATTCTTATCTTGTGGGATAagagggtggtggaaaaagtGGATGTGTGCGTGGGGAGGTTCACACTTGCAGTCTCTTTAAGGAATGTTGATGATCATTTTGAGTGGGGTTTTGTGGGAGTGTATGGTCCGAATTGCAGGGTTGATCGGAGGGGTCTTTGGGGTGAGCTGGCGGGGATTATGAGTTGGTGGAGTTTGCCTTGGTGTATAGGGGGAGATTTCAATACTACTAGGTTTCCTAGCGAAAGATCTGGAGTTGGTAGTGTGTCTGCCATGAGGGACTTTTGTGATTTCATCTCTGACCAGGGTCTGATGGATTTTCCTCTCGCTGGAGGTTCTTATACGTGGTCGATTTCCGATGATCCTCCTGTTTGGTCCAGAATTGATCGTTTTCTTGTCTCTCCTGATTGGGAAGATAGGTTTCCTGAGGCGTCTCAGAAGAGGCTTCCCCGCCTTTTCTCTGACCATTTTCCTATTCTCCTGGAATGTGCTCACTCTTCTGCAAGAAGtaggccgttcaagtttgagaatatgtggctcaaGGTGGATGGTTTTGTGGGGTTGGTGAAACAGTGGTGGGACTCATTCTCTTTTCATGGCTCTCCTAGCTTTGTGCTTGCATGTAAATTAAAGGCTCTCAAGTCGAATTTGAAGACGTGGAATGTGGAGgcctttggtaatgtggagaggaacaagagaaagcttctTGAGGAGCTTCAGGCGATTGATATAGTGGAAGGAAGTAGGGCTTTGGTTGAGGGGGAGATTCAAAAGAAGCTGGAGGTCGTCA attccatttcttctaatcCGGCAGAGATAGGGGAGCATGTGGTTCAGTTCTATCAAGATCTCTTCTCGGAGAAGCATAGTTGGAGGCCTCGGttggatgatctttcctttgatgcCATCTTAGAGTCAGAAGCAAG CTCCGCCAAGATTCGGGCTTTGCGAGTTCTCTTGCTCTTATTCGAGGCTGTGTCGGGGCTTAAGGTTAATTTGGCAaaatccagcattattccagtgggAAATGTCGATAATGTGG tGGCTGGGCTCTACCAAGGTAAATATGGAGAGGGCAGATTGTCTTATATGGGTCccatccaagaaag ATGTCCTATTGCTCCTATGCCAAATGTTGTGACAGAACATTCCAAGCAAAGTTTGAGAGGGAAACAGGAAAAGGTTTTCGAGAGTGCAGCAAGTTCCAAATAG
- the LOC133865392 gene encoding 3-ketoacyl-CoA synthase 10 has product MASEGDLLSTEIVNRGIESSGPNAGSQTFSVRVRRRLPDFLQSVNLKYVKLGYHYLINHGIYLATIPVLVLVFSAEVGSLSKEELWRKLWEDARYDLATVLGFFGLFVFTLSVYFMSRPRSVYLVDFACYRPHDDQKVSKKEFIELARKSGKFDEESLEFQKRILESSGIGDETYIPKSVIMSTENCATMKEGRAEASTVMFGALDELFEKTGVRPKDIGVLVVNCSIFNPTPSLSAMIINHYKMRGNILSYNLGGMGCSAGIIGVDLARDMLQSNPNNCAVVVSAEMVGYNWYQGREKSMLIPNCFFRMGCSAVLLSNRRRDHRRAKYRLEHVVRTHKGADDRSLRSVYQEEDAQRFKGLRVSKDLLEIGGDALKTNITTLGPLVLPFSEQLFFFATLVWRHLFGGKQAAAGSQAASSNKPYIPDYKLAFEHFCVHAASKRVLDELQRNLELSEKNMEASRMTLQRFGNTSSSSIWYELAYLEAKERVGKGDRVWQLAFGSGFKCNSVVWRSMRRISKPTRNNPWLD; this is encoded by the exons ATGGCTAGCGAAGGAGATCTCTTATCCACTGAAATTGTCAACCGTGGGATCGAGTCCTCAGGGCCCAACGCCGGCTCCCAAACGTTCTCCGTAAGGGTCCGGAGACGGCTGCCGGACTTTCTCCAGTCCGTCAACCTCAAGTATGTGAAACTGGGCTACCACTATCTCATCAACCACGGCATATACTTGGCCACCATACCCGTGCTGGTGCTCGTGTTTAGCGCCGAGGTTGGGAGTCTGAGTAAGGAAGAACtgtggaggaagctctgggaagATGCGCGCTACGATCTTGCGACCGTGCTTGGTTTctttggtttgtttgttttcacACTTTCCGTCTACTTTATGTCACGCCCGCGCTCCGTCTACCTTGTTGATTTCGCCTGTTATCGCCCTCACGACGATCAAAAG GTGTCGAAGAAGGAGTTCATCGAGCTGGCTCGAAAATCAGGCAAGTTTGACGAGGAAAGCCTGGAATTTCAGAAGAGAATTCTAGAGTCATCAGGCATAGGCGATGAAACCTACATCCCAAAATCAGTGATCATGTCCACTGAAAACTGCGCAACCATGAAAGAAGGTCGGGCGGAGGCCTCAACGGTGATGTTTGGAGCCCTGGACGAGCTATTCGAGAAAACCGGAGTCCGTCCAAAGGACATCGGAGTCTTGGTAGTGAACTGCAGCATCTTTAACCCCACGCCATCGCTGTCGGCGATGATAATAAATCACTACAAGATGAGGGGAAACATCCTGAGCTACAACCTCGGCGGGATGGGCTGCAGCGCCGGGATCATAGGGGTGGACTTGGCGAGGGACATGCTTCAATCGAACCCTAACAACTGTGCTGTGGTGGTGAGCGCGGAGATGGTGGGGTATAACTGGTACCAGGGCCGTGAAAAGTCGATGCTCATTCCCAACTGTTTCTTCCGCATGGGATGCTCCGCCGTCCTCCTCTCCAACCGCCGCCGTGACCACCGTCGTGCCAAGTACCGCCTCGAACACGTTGTTCGCACCCATAAAGGAGCCGATGACCGCAGCTTGAG GAGCGTTTACCAGGAGGAAGACGCACAACGATTCAAGGGGCTAAGGGTGAGCAAGGACCTTTTGGAAATTGGAGGCGACGCTCTCAAAACCAACATCACCACGCTCGGGCCTCTGGTTCTTCCCTTCTCGGAGCAGCTCTTCTTCTTTGCGACGCTGGTTTGGAGGCACTTGTTCGGCGGCAAACAGGCTGCGGCGGGCTCACAGGCTGCGTCGTCGAACAAGCCATACATTCCGGACTACAAGCTGGCATTCGAGCACTTCTGCGTGCATGCGGCGAGCAAGAGGGTGCTGGACGAGCTACAAAGAAACCTGGAGCTGAGCGAGAAGAACATGGAAGCTTCGAGGATGACGCTGCAGCGGTTCGGGAACACCTCCAGTAGCAGTATATGGTACGAGTTGGCGTATTTGGAAGCCAAAGAGAGGGTGGGGAAAGGGGACCGGGTTTGGCAGCTGGCATTTGGGTCCGGGTTCAAGTGCAACAGCGTCGTTTGGCGGTCGATGCGCCGTATTAGTAAGCCTACTAGGAATAATCCTTGGCTCGATTGA